In Eretmochelys imbricata isolate rEreImb1 chromosome 14, rEreImb1.hap1, whole genome shotgun sequence, a genomic segment contains:
- the LOC144274364 gene encoding uncharacterized protein LOC144274364 has translation MAVMEPAQMPVTFEEVAVYFTEGQGALLDPAQRALYRDVMQEIYETVTSLGFPVPKPDLITQLERGEEPWVPDLQADEERESPRGTHTGDRTVSENKEEIQQQEGPGKVEPQETFLRKAEGNFSKCLEQGEAWGDRHRSEMQLGNKLDESIQHGGGCKDPKETTVQQTSHNEERPYKCFDCGKRFRFSGNLITHWRTLTGEKSYECLDCGKSFSEKSFLIIQQRLYTGEKPYKCLECAKVFSVLSALIRHERTHTGEKPYKCMDCGKTFGQSSDLIKHRRIHTGERPYKCLECGKNFIRRSHLIKHQRVHTGDKPYKCLNCGKNFVDRTKLTRHQAIHTGERPHKCLDCGKSFIQKSQFIIHQRVHTGERPFLCLECGKSFIQKSQLITHQRTHTGERPYKCLECGKSFIQSSSLIQHRRIHKGERPYKCLECGKRFMERSSLIKHRRIHTGERPYKCLECGKSFMESSSLNKHKRIHTGERPCKCLECGKDFIRRSHLIKHQRTHRGDKPYKCLDCGKSLVDKTNLTRHQAIHTGERPHKCLDCGKSFIQKSQLILHQRVHTGERPFKCLECGKSFSESSKLTRHQRTHTRERTYGCLECGKRFMQSSSLIKHGRIHTGERPYKCLDCGKGFIASSALTKHRRIHTGEKPYKCLECGKTFSQRSHLTQHGRTHTGERPYKCPECGKSFSFKSGLNMHQKTHTGEKSHKCLDCGKTFSQRSYLTKHRRIHTGETPSKCLDCGKSFSKRSELTKHQRSHKAERP, from the exons atggctgtgatggagccagctcag ATGCcagtgaccttcgaggaggtggctgtgtatttcaccgaggggcagggggctctgctggaccccgctcagagagccctctacagggacgtcatgcaggagatcTATGAgacggtgacctcgctgg GATTTCCCGTTCCCAAACCTGACCTGATCAcccagctggaacgaggggaagagccgtgggtcCCAGATCTCCAGGCCGACGAGGAAAGGGAGAGCCCGAGAGGCACCCACACAG gtgataGGACAGTGAGTGAGAACAAGGAGGAGATTCAGCAGCAGGAAGGTCCTGGGAAAGTGGAACCGCAGGAGACATTTTTGAGAAAAGCTGAAGGGAATTTCTCCAAGTGCTTGGAACAGGGAGAAGCCTGGGGAGATCGACATAGATCAGAGATGCAGCTAGGAAACAAACTGGATGAATCCATTCAACATGGTGGAGGATGCAAAGATCCCAAGGAAACCACTGTCCAGCAGACAAGTCACAATGAAGAGAGACCCTACAAAtgctttgactgtgggaaaagattCCGTTTCAGTGGAAACCTTATTACACATTGGAGAACCCTCACAGGAGAGAAGTCATAtgaatgcttggactgtgggaaaagcttcagtgagAAGTCATTTCTCATTATACAGCAGAGACTGTAtacgggagagaaaccctataaatgccttgagtgtgcAAAAGTTTTCAGTGTGTTATCGGCCCTTATTAGACATGAGAGGACCCACACGggggagaaaccctataaatgcatGGATTGTGGGAAAACTTTCGGTCAGAGCTCAGACCTTATTAAACATAGGAGAATCCACACCGGAGAGAGACcttataaatgccttgagtgtgggaaaaatttCATTCGCCGTTCACACCTTATTAAGCATCAGAGAGTCCACACAGGCGACAAACCATATAAATGCCTCAACTGTGGGAAAAATTTTGTTGACAGAACAAAACTTACTCGACATCAGGCaattcacacaggagagagaccccataaatgcttggactgtgggaagagcttcatTCAGAAGTCACAATTTATTATACACCAGAGAgtgcacacaggagagagaccctttcTATGCCTtgaatgtgggaaaagttttattcAGAAATCACAGCTTATTACACATCAacgaacccacacaggagagagaccttataaatgccttgagtgtgggaaaagttttattcAAAGTTCATCTCTTATTCAACACAGGAGAATCCACAAAGGAGAGAGACcttataaatgccttgagtgtgggaaaagattCATGGAACGTTCATCCCTTATTAAAcataggagaatccacacaggagaaagaccctataaatgccttgagtgtgggaaaagttttatgGAAAGTTCATCCCTTAATAAACataagagaatccacacaggagaaagaccatgtaaatgccttgagtgtgggaaagaTTTCATTCGTCGCTCACACCTTATTAAGCATCAGAGAACACACAGAGGTGACAAACCTTATAAATGTCTCGATTGTGGGAAAAGTTTAGTTGACAAAACAAACCTTACtagacatcaggcaatccacacaggagagagaccccataaatgcttggactgtgggaaaagcttcattcagaAGTCACAACTTATTCTACACCAGAGAgtgcacacaggagagagaccctttaAATGCCTtgaatgtgggaaaagttttagtGAGAGCTCAAAGCTTACTagacatcagagaacccacacaagAGAGAGAACCTATggatgccttgagtgtgggaaaagattTATGCAAAGTTCATCACTTATTAAACATGGAcgaatccacacgggagaaagaccctataaatgccttgacTGTGGGAAAGGTTTTATCGCAAGTTCAGCCCTTACTAAACAtaggagaatccacacgggagaaaaaccctataaatgccttgagtgtgggaaaactttcagTCAGCGCTCACATCTTACTCAACATGGGAGAacgcacacaggagagagaccctacaaatgccctgagtgtgggaaaagttttagtTTCAAATCAGGCCTTAATATGCATCAgaaaacccacacaggagagaaatcccataaatgcttggactgtgggaaaactttcagtCAGCGCTCATACCTTACTAAACacaggagaatccacacaggagagacaccTTCTAAATGCCTTGACTGTGGAAAAAGCTTCAGTAAGAGGTCAGAGCTGACCAAACATCAGAGAAGCCACAAggctgagagaccctag